The Arachis ipaensis cultivar K30076 chromosome B07, Araip1.1, whole genome shotgun sequence genome includes a window with the following:
- the LOC107608398 gene encoding protein LATERAL ORGAN BOUNDARIES-like, with protein MASSSSYNSPCAACKFLRRKCLPGCIFAPYFPPEEPQKFANVHKIFGASNVTKLLNELLPQQREDAVNSLAYEAEARVRDPVYGCVGAISYLQRQVQRLQKELDAANADLLRYACNEIPPPHHHVPTLAPPLTPTIHHQLTQRHFGGARIGNDHGIGFYRQSPTTYSFPYSLPWNEDINGGGAEGGGNL; from the coding sequence atggcatcatcaagctcttaCAACTCTCCATGTGCTGCTTGCAAATTCTTGAGGAGGAAGTGTTTGCCAGGATGCATCTTTGCACCTTACTTCCCACCTGAAGAACCCCAAAAATTCGCGAATGTTCACAAGATCTTCGGCGCGAGCAATGTCACCAAGCTTCTCAATGAGCTTCTGCCTCAGCAGAGGGAAGACGCAGTGAATTCCCTCGCATACGAGGCAGAAGCTCGTGTGAGAGACCCTGTTTACGGCTGCGTTGGCGCCATATCTTACCTTCAGAGACAAGTCCAGAGACTTCAGAAGGAACTTGATGCTGCCAACGCGGATCTTCTTCGCTACGCTTGCAACGAAATTCCTCCTCCACATCATCATGTCCCAACCCTAGCACCACCATTAACTCCCACAATTCATCATCAACTTACACAAAGGCACTTTGGTGGTGCAAGAATTGGCAATGATCATGGAATTGGATTTTATAGGCAATCTCCAACCACCTATTCCTTCCCTTATTCTCTTCCATGGAATGAGGACATCAATGGTGGAGGAGCAGAAGGAGGAGGTAatttatga